One genomic window of Fusarium keratoplasticum isolate Fu6.1 chromosome 3, whole genome shotgun sequence includes the following:
- a CDS encoding PKS-ER domain-containing protein — protein sequence MYPDSFEGFGIPSAEEWNNPKRITFKPKPLGDYDIDVKIVACGVCGSDLHTATGGWGNKNWPIVPGHEIIGHVVGTGSKVTSVNVGQRVGVGAQIDSCRDCDACKSENENYCPEWKDTYGSVYADGTLAQGGYSSHIRAHEHYVYPIPEKLQTELAAPMLCAGLTAYSPLVRNGVGPGKTVGVIGIGGIGHFGILFSKALGAKTIAISRSRAKEADARQLGADDFLATKEQDWNKLYVRKLDFILSTASSAEGFELGDYLSLLKIHGKFVAVGLPEGTGWQVAPQSLIWNGCLIGSSHLGNRREVLEMLQLAADKDIKSWVEKISVSEKGVGEALDRLHNGDVRYRFTLVDYEKQFS from the exons ATGTACCCAGACTCTTTCGAAGGTTTCGGCATTCCCTCAGCTGAGGAGTGGAACAACCCCAAGCGAATTACA TTCAAACCCAAGCCTCTGGGGGACTATGACATCGACGTCAAGATTGTTGCATGCGGAGTTTGCGGCTCTGACCTTCACACAGCTACTGGCGGCTGGGGAAACAAGAACTGGCCGATTGTCCCCGGGCATG AAATTATCGGTCATGTTGTCGGGACTGGGAGTAAAGTCACCAGTGTCAATGTTGGCCAGCGTGTCGGCGTAGGGGCCCAAATTGATTCTTGCCGGGACTGCGATGCCTGCAAAAGCGAGAATGAAAACTATTGTCCCGAGTGGAAGG ACACTTATGGATCGGTGTACGCCGACGGCACCCTCGCCCAGGGAGGATACTCTTCTCATATCCGTGCTCACGAGCACTACGTTTATCCGATCCCAGAGAAACTGCAGACTGAACTTGCCGCCCCCATGCTTTGCGCTGGTTTGACGGCTTATTCACCTTTGGTTCGCAACGGTGTTGGGCCCGGCAAGACAGTCGGTGTGATTGGCAT CGGAGGCATCGGCCACTTTGGCATCCTCTTTTCCAAGGCCCTCGGAGCAAAGACGATAGCTATTTCTCGCTCAAGGGCCAAGGAAGCTGACGCACGACAGCTAGGCGCTGATGATTTCCTAGCTACAAAGGAACAAGACTGGAACAAGCTATATGTCAGAAAGCTCGACTTCATTCTGAGCACGGCCTCTTCCGCCGAAGGCTTTGAGCTAGGTGACTACCTCTCGCTCCTCAAGATTCACGGCAAGTTCGTCGCCGTTGGTCTGCCTGAGGGAACGGGCTGGCAGGTTGCTCCTCAGAGTCTGATCTGGAACGGATGTTTGATAGGAAGTAGCCATCTGGGCAACCGACGAGAGGTGCTTGAGATGCTGCAGCTGGCTGCGGACAAGGACATCAAGAGTTGGGTTGAGAAAATTTCAGTTAGTGAGAAGGGTGTCGGTGAGGCGCTGGACAGGCTTCACAATGGGGATGTTCGGTATAGATTCACCCTGGTTGACTACGAGAAGCAGTTTTCTTAG
- a CDS encoding Galactoside O-acetyltransferase, giving the protein MVPPVRTEKNQEAIAFSKTLSHIPWCDDYEKMVSSMLYSCEAPELLEARNHARRLAQKFNTYVPDDSATAAQVTETRVAMIREIFGKAGADVYVEPSLQVDYGCNITVGDRFYANFNTVILDCAHVTIGDRVFFGNGVSLITATHETSLQSRRDNIEYAEPITIGNDCWLGANVTVLPGVTIGKGCTIGAGAVVSKDIPDYSVAVGVPAKVIKKVEPLDE; this is encoded by the exons ATGGTCCCCCCTGTCCGCACCGAGAAGAACCAAGAGGCCATCGCCTTTTCCAAGACCCTCTCCCACATCCCATGGTGCGATGACTACGAAAAGATGGTCTCGAGCATGCTCTACAGCTGCGAGGCGcctgagcttctcgaggccagAAACCACGCCCGAAGGCTTGCACAGAAGTTCAACACCTACGTGCCAGACGATAGCGCTACGGCTGCTCAGGTCACTGAGACGAGGGTCGCCATGATCAGAGAGATTTTTGGCAAGGCTGGTGCCGATGTCTACGTCGAGCCCAGTCTGCAGGTGGATTATGGATGCAACATTACCGTTGGCGACAGATTTTACGCCAACTTCAA CACCGTTATCCTCGACTGCGCTCACGTCACGATCGGCGACCGAGTCTTCTTCGGTAACGGCGTCAGCTTGATCACGGCCACACACGAAACGAGTCTCCAATCCCGACGGGACAACATCGAATACGCCGAGCCCATCACGATCGGCAACGACTGCTGGCTTGGAGCCAATGTCACAGTCCTGCCCGGTGTAACAATTGGCAAGGGATGCACTATCGGCGCTGGAGCTGTTGTGTCCAAGGATATTCCTGACTATTCAGTCGCGGTGGGAGTTCCAGCCAAGGTtatcaagaaggtcgagCCCTTGGATGAATAG
- a CDS encoding Class II Aldolase and Adducin N-terminal domain protein, with product MTSTTTVQALTLEGAGSILVNQKSVPKKEEEHTQVYTTGAYSFPSIPKFDDLYKKRQWQLEHMAAAFRVFARKGFTEGTAGHISVRDPVQPNTFWINPFGVHFAMLKASDMVHIDEDGNVIGGNRVAVNKAGFQIHGAIHKARPDINAACHTHSPAGKAWSTFARPLDIISQDTCAFLGIQAVYENFGGIVLEDEEGQRIAKALGEKNRVVILQNHGILTTGQTVDEAAYLFTLLERSCEVQIMVESTGLPKKVISKEEAEYTAKIYQEPDTLYVEFQPDLNFEVSLSNGQFTISS from the exons ATGACCTCCACAACTACTGTCCAAGCCCTGACTCTTGAGGGTGCTGGATCCATCCTTGTCAACCAGAAGTCTGTTCcgaagaaggaagaagagcacaCGCAGGTGTACACAACTGGTGCATACTCGTTCCCAAGCATCCCCAAATTTGACGACCTCTACAAAAAGCGACAGTGGCAACTAGAACATATGGCTGCTGCATTCAGAGTATTTGCACGGAAAGGTTTCACCGAGGGAACAGCCGGACACATTAGTGTTCGCGACCCTGTGCAACCAAATACCTTCTGGATTAACCC TTTCGGTGTGCACTTTGCCATGCTTAAAGCAAGCGACATGGTCCATATTGATGAAGACGGCAACGTCATCGGCGGAAACCGAGTCGCAGTTAACAAAGCGGGGTTCCAGATTCATGGAGCTATTCACAAGGCTCGTCCCGACATCAACGCTGCTTGTCACACACATTCACCAGCTGGAAAAGCATGGTCCACATTCGCGCGTCCTCTCGACATCATCAGCCAAGACACGTGCGCTTTCCTCGGCATTCAGGCTGTTTACGAAAACTTTGGAGGCATCGTTCTAGAAGACGAAGAGGGACAAAGAATTGCCAAGGCTTTGGGTGAGAAGAACCGAGTTGTGATTCTGCAAAACCACGGCATTCTCACTACGGGACAAACTGTCGATGAGGCAGCTTACTTGTTCACACTGTTGGAGCGATCGTGCGAGGTGCAGATCATGGTGGAAAGCACCGGCCTTCCTAAGAAGGTGATTagcaaagaagaagctgaatACACCGCTAAGATCTACCAAGAGCCG GACACACTATATGTCGAGTTTCAGCCTGATCTCAACTTTGAGGTTAGCCTGTCAAATGGGCAATTTACTATTAGCTCTTGA
- a CDS encoding Abhydrolase-3 domain-containing protein, with amino-acid sequence MDQNTPDERDPTLQAAIDLRPFPGFPFEPENRGDRRRHLDGVSHLLPAPRPIPEVVEGELIVEARDGYPIKTKFYRPASGGEEKRPLVILFHEGGWVMGDSTDEDSNARVFASDLGCVVLNPEYRLAPEFPFPTGVLDCWDVLKWATQAPLGAEPSLGFIIGGSSAGANITAVLAHLAIKENLQPPITGQWLCVPYLLPPELVPERYRDSYQSMWTNRVDPVLPPLLDGPSDKTTGFISTMIKADAYSPLFSPFAKEWYPGPDGTRRPPKTFFQVAGLDPLRDHALVYQKVLEEEWHVPTRLDLYERHGHMFWANWPQIERSKDYWRDMVDGMRWLLDDESAS; translated from the coding sequence ATGGACCAGAATACTCCAGACGAGAGAGATCCGACACTACAGGCCGCCATTGATCTGCGACCGTTCCCGGGCTTTCCGTTTGAGCCAGAGAACCGAGGGGATAGGCGACGACATTTGGACGGTGTGAGCCACCTCCTCCCAGCGCCTAGACCGATACCAGAGGTGGTCGAAGGCGAGCTCATCGTCGAGGCTCGAGATGGCTACCCgatcaagaccaagttcTACAGGCCTGCATCCGGtggcgaggagaagaggccaCTAGTGATACTATTCCACGAGGGCGGATGGGTCATGGGTGACTCGACGGATGAAGACTCTAACGCCAGAGTCTTTGCCAGCGATCTCGGCTGTGTCGTTCTAAATCCTGAGTACAGACTGGCGCCAGAGTTTCCATTTCCTACCGGCGTTTTGGACTGCTGGGACGTGCTGAAATGGGCCACCCAGGCTCCTCTTGGCGCGGAGCCGAGCTTGGGATTCATTATCGGTGGCTCATCCGCAGGGGCCAACATCACTGCCGTTCTGGCCCAcctcgccatcaaggagaacctCCAGCCCCCTATCACTGGTCAATGGCTCTGCGTACCTTATCTTCTGCCCCCTGAACTGGTCCCTGAGCGGTATCGAGACTCCTACCAGAGCATGTGGACCAACCGTGTCGACCCCGTACTTCCTCCACTGCTTGATGGACCAAGTGATAAGACAACCGGTTTCATCTCCACGATGATCAAGGCGGATGCTTATTCGCCACTGTTCTCCCCTTTTGCCAAAGAGTGGTATCCCGGCCCTGACGGTACACGCAGACCCCCCAAGACCTTCTTCCAAGTTGCCGGGCTTGATCCTCTGCGGGACCATGCACTTGTGTACCAAAAGGTGTTGGAGGAAGAGTGGCATGTCCCCACCCGACTGGATCTTTATGAGAGGCATGGCCACATGTTTTGGGCCAACTGGCCGCAGATTGAGAGGAGCAAGGACTACTGGAGGGATATGGttgatgggatgagatggctgcTGGATGACGAGAGTGCATCTTGA
- a CDS encoding AA-permease domain-containing protein — protein sequence MDYTAKQDDSNKLATEGINDASSIHRASIYIANVETKRGLSPRHVQLMAIAGSIGTALFVGIGGALSKAGPLSLVLGYLFWSMFFILPCTLSVAEMCAYLPVRGSIFELASRFVDPALGFSMGWTYFYGGIMLVCVEYSAVATVMQYWNTTINPGVWVAMALVVCFLLNMAAVKWYGESEFIMASTKVILIIGLMLLTLITMCGGNPRGDAYGFRYWGGGNAMHTYYTDGATGRFLGFWSVVIYAAFTIGGPDLICFTAGEIQNPRHTIPRVARLIFYRLAFFYVVGVLAVGIICSSRDERLMSAIENGDSGAAASPWVIGIENLGIQGLPHVINAVILLSGWSCGNAYLYSTSRSLYGLARDGLAPKFLMKCTRSGVPIYCVLVVTLLSCLSFLVVSNSSVQVFYWFVDLTTGGFVYVYTCMLLTFIGWHRALKAQPTVVPESSLPFLSPFRPYGAYFAFGLGCIFLIFIGWDTFSPFDVEGWITYYFATAFGPFMFVVGKILKRSRFVKPSEADLITGKAEVDEETRVWEDPAALENQRLRLQEMNWARRFWEKLW from the exons ATGGACTACACAGCTAAGCAAGATGATTCCAACAAACTTGCTACTGAGGGAATCAACGACGCGAGCTCCATTCACAGGGCCTCAATCTACATTGCCAACGTGGAGACCAAGCGTGGTCTCTCTCCACGACATGTGCAATTGATGGCTATTGCAGGTAGTATCGGCACTGCCCTCTTTGTTGGTATTGGCGGTGCACTCTCCAAAGCCGGTCCACTCTCGCTTGTTCTTGGATATCTCTTTTGGAGCATGTTTTTCATCTTGCCATGCACCCTCAGTGTTGCAGAGATGTGTGCATATCTCCCTGTCCGAGGGAGTATTTTCGAGCTTGCCAGCCGCTTTGTCGACCCAGCTCTTGGTTTTTCTATGGGCTGGACATACTTCTATGGTGGTATTATGCTGGTTTGTGTCGAATATAGTGCTGTCGCGACGGTGATGCAGTATT GGAATACTACTATCAACCCAGGGGTATGggtcgccatggccttggTCGTCTGCTTCCTGTTGAACATGGCTGCTGTCAAGTGGTATGGCGAGTCTGAattcatcatggcgtcgACAAAAGTGATTTTGATCATCGGCCTCATGCTTCTCACTCTGATTACCATGTGCGGTGGAAACCCCCGAGGCGATGCGTATGGTTTTCGATACTGGGGTGGTGGAAATGCCATGCACACATATTACACCGATGGAGCAACTGGCCGCTTTCTTGGCTTTTG GTCTGTGGTTATTTATGCTGCATTCACCATTGGCGGCCCCGACCTGATCTGCTTCACGGCCGGCGAGATCCAGAACCCCCGGCACACGATCCCGCGAGTGGCTCGACTGATATTCTATCGCCTCGCCTTCTTTTACGTTGTTGGAGTCCTTGCAGTTGGTATCATTTGCTCAAGTCGTGATGAACGGTTGATGAGCGCTATTGAGAATGGTGATTCAGGGGCGGCAGCTTCGCCCTGGGTCATTGGCATTGAGAATTTGGGCATCCAGGGCTTGCCACATGTGATCAATGCCGTTATCTTACTGTCTGGCTG GTCCTGCGGGAATGCTTACCTGTACTCGACTTCTCGCTCCCTGTACGGACTTGCTCGCG ATGGACTTGCCCCAAAGTTCCTTATGAAGTGCACCAGGTCGGGCGTACCCATCTACTGCGTCCTAGTTGTCACTTTACTTTCCTGCCTCTCCTTCCTCGTCGTTTCTAACTCGTCCGTCCAAGTTTTCTACTGG TTCGTCGATCTCACTACTGGCGGATTTGTCTACGTCTATACTTGCATGCTCTTGACATTCATCGGGTGGCATCGCGCGTTGAAGGCCCAACCAACCGTTGTTCCAGAGTCATCTCTACCATTCTTGTCGCCATTCAGGCCGTATGGCGCCTACTTTGCCTTTGGTCTGGGATGCATCTTTCTCATCTTTATCGGTTGGGATACCTTCTCGCCctttgatgttgaaggcTGGATTACCTACTATTTTGCCACTGCGTTCGGCCCCTTCATGTTTGTCGTTGGGAAGATTCTTAAACGATCACGATTCGTCAAACCTTCGGAAGCTGACCTGATTACGGGAAAAGCTGAAGTTGATGAGGAAACTCGAGTCTGGGAAGATCCTGCGGCGTTGGAGAATCAGAGACTGCGTCTACAAGAGATGAACTGGGCTAGACGGTTTTGGGAGAAGCTTTGGTAG